The following is a genomic window from Pseudomonas lurida.
CCGTCGCCGTCGCCAGGTACGGATCATTACCGTCCAGCACAATCCAATCCGCACGCTTGCCCACTTCCAACCGACCAATTGGCTGTCCCAGTGCCTGGGCACCACCCTCGAGTGCGGCATCAAACAGCGTGCGTCCAACCATCGGCTGATCACGGCGATACAGGCGGTTACGCCGTTGGTCGCGCAGCCGCTGGCCGTATTCGAGCCAGCGCAGTTCTTCCACCACGCTCAATGACACATGGCTGTCGGAGCCGATCCCCATGCGTCCGCCCTGGGCGAGGAAATCCACCGCCGGGAAAATACCGTCACCCAGGTTTGCCTCGGTGGTCAGGCACAGGCCAGCAATCGCACGGCTCTTGGCCATGCGCGCCACTTCGTCTGTATCGGCATGCGTGGCGTGCACCAGGCACCAGCGCTCATCGACCTCGACATTGTCATACAACCATTGCAGCGGGCGCTTGCCGCTCCAGGCCAGGCAGTCGTCGACTTCTTTCTGTTGTTCGGCGATGTGGATATGCACCGGGCACGCCTTGTCACTGGCGGCCAGCACGTCATTGATTTGTTGCGGCGTGACGGCACGCAACGAGTGAAAGCACAGGCCCAGTTGCTGCGCCGGTTGTGCAGCGAGGATCGGCTGCAGGCGTGCCTGCAGATCCAGGTAGTTTTCAGTGCTGTTGATAAAGCGCCGCTGGCCTTCATTCGGTGCCTGGCCGCCAAACCCGGAGTGGGTGTAGAGCACCGGCACCAACGTCAGGCCGATGCCACTGCTGGTCGCTGCCTGGCTGATCTGCCGCGACAATTCCGTGCGATCGGCATACGGCTGGCCGCTGACGTCGTGGTGCACGTAGTGGAATTCGGCCACCGAGGTGTAGCCGGCCTTGAGCATCTCGATGTACAGCTGGCGCGCGATCACCTGCAATTGATCCGGGTTGATCTTGCCCACCATGCGGTACATCAGGTCGCGCCAGGTCCAGAAACTGTCATTCGGGTTACCGGCCACCTCGGCCAAACCCGCCATCGCCCGTTGGAACGCGTGGGAGTGCAGGTTCGGCATGCCCGCCAAGACCGGGCCTCTCAGCCGTTCAGCAGCCTCTGCGCTGGCATTGGCCTCAACCTGTGTCAGTCGCCCATCGACGCTGACTTCAAGACGTACATCATTGGCCCATCCATTAGGCAGCAGCGCGCGTTCGGCAAAGAAAGCGGACATGATCAAGGCACCCCGGTCGTGTGTTTATTTGTATATACATATACAGACGTTTGCCTGCTCGGTAAACTCCGGCAATCTATGCATCTTTTCCCCCTGCAAGGATTCCCTGTGCCGACTCCGCCCGCCAACTCCTCGCTGGCTGCCCACATGGACGAAAGTCCGGCGCCCTTGTATGCCCGCGTCAAACAGATGATCAGCCAGCAAATCCTCAACGGCAACTGGCCGCCCCATTATCGCGTGCCGTCGGAGAGCGAACTGGTCAGCCAGCTCGGTTTCAGTCGCATGACCATCAACCGCGCCCTGCGCGAGCTCACCGCCGAAGGTCTGCTGGTACGCATGCAAGGCGTCGGTACTTTCGTCGCTGAGCCCAAGAGCCAGTCTGCACTGTTCGAAGTCCACAACATTGCCGATGAGATCGCCTCGCGCGGCCACCGGCATACCTGCCAGGTCATCACCCTGGGTGAAGAAGCTGCCGGCTCGGAGCGTGCTGTCGCCCTGGAAATGCGCGAAGGCGGGCGGGTCTTCCACTCGTTGATCGTGCACTTCGAGAACGATATTCCCGTGCAAATCGAGGACCGTTTCGTCAATGCGTTGGTCGCACCGGAATACCTGCAACAGGATTTCACCCAGCAGACGCCCTATGCCTACCTTAACCAGGTGGCACCGCTGACCGAAGGCGAGCACGTGGTCGAAGCCATCCTCGCCGATGCGGCCGAGTGCAAGCTGCTGCAGATCGAACCCGCCGAGCCGTGCCTGTTGATTCGCAGGCGCACCTGGTCGGGTCGCCAGCCGGTGACCGCCGCGCGTCTGATCCACCCCGGTTCCCGTCACAGCCTGGAAGGACGTTTCAGTAAATGAATGCAGTAAAAGTCTGGCGCGCCGCCGATTACGTACGCATGCCGTGGAAAAACGGCGGCGGCAGTACTGAAGAAATCACCCGAGACGCAGGCCAGGGCCTGGATGGTTTCGGCTGGCGCCTGTCGATTGCCGATATCGCCGAGTCGGGTGGGTTTTCCACCTTCGCCGGTTACCAGCGCGTGATCACGGTGATCAAAGGCGCGGGCATGGTGCTGACTGTGGATGGCGAGGAGCAGCGCGGGTTGTTACCGCTGCAACCCTTTGCGTTCAAGGGTGACAGCCAGGTGTCGTGCCGCTTGATCACCGGGCCGATTCGCGATTTCAACCTGATCTATGCGCCGCAGCGTTACCACGCGAGGCTGCAATGGGTGGATGGCGAGCAGCGCTTTTTCAGCACGGCACAGACGGTGTTGGTGTTTAGCGTGGCGGACGAAGTGAAGGTGCTGGGTCACACGCTGGGCCATCACGACTGCCTGCAAGTGGACGGTAACACTGGCTTGTTGGATATCTCCGTCAGCGGTCGCAGCTGCGTCATCGAACTGACCGCCCGCGACTAGAAAATGTGGGAGCGGGCTAGCCCGCGAGTGCGGTGTATCAGTACCAGATAGGCTGGCTGAGCCACCGCATTCGCGGTCAAGCCCGCTCCCACCGTTGTTTTGTGGTGAGCAAAAAACTGTTTCCAGCGCCCGCACCAATTTGTTACCGAATGCCCCAGCGTGGCGCAAAACCGCGCTGTCGTGACAAGCCTCCCTCTTGGCAGAACGCTCCCTCAAGAAATTTCATCAAGCTTCGAAGCCTTAATTTCCAAGGCCCGGACGCGCTTTCCAAAAAAATCCAAACACCTCGCCGAAAAAGTTGGCCGCTTGATTGCATATGCTTGTATGTACAAGTAAAGATGTGTGCGTAAGACTCTCCTTCGCACCATCCATGTTCGCGCATCGATCGCCGAGGAGTTCTGTTGTGACCAAGCCTACCAAGTACCGTGACGTCGAAATCCGTGCCGCCCACGGTAACAAGCTCACCGCCAAAAGCTGGCTGACTGAAGCGCCGCTGCGCATGCTCATGAACAACCTCGACCCGCAAGTGGCCGAGAACCCCAAGGAGCTGGTGGTGTACGGCGGTATTGGCCGTGCGGCACGTAACTGGGAGTGCTACGACCAGATCGTCGAGAGCCTCACTCATCTGAACGATGACGAAACCCTGCTGGTGCAATCCGGCAAGCCGGTCGGCGTGTTCAAGACTCACAGCAACGCGCCACGTGTCCTGATCGCCAACTCCAACCTGGTGCCGCACTGGGCAAGCTGGGAACACTTCAACGAACTGGATGCCAAGGGCCTGGCCATGTACGGCCAGATGACCGCCGGCAGCTGGATCTACATCGGTAGCCAGGGCATCGTCCAGGGCACCTACGAAACCTTCGTCGAAGCCGGTCGCCAGCATTACAACAGTGACCTCAAAGGCCGTTGGGTGCTGACTGCCGGCCTCGGCGGCATGGGCGGCGCCCAGCCTCTGGCGGCAACCCTGGCGGGCGCGTGCTCGCTGAACATCGAGTGCCAGCAGGTCAGCATCGATTTCCGCCTGAGCAGCCGTTATGTCGACGAGCAAGCCACCGACCTCGATGACGCCTTGGCACGCATCGCCAAATACACCAAGGAAGGCAAGGCCATCTCCATTGCCCTGCTGGGTAACGCCGCCGAAATCCTGCCGGAGCTGGTCAAGCGCGGCGTGCGCCCGGACATGGTCACCGACCAGACCAGCGCCCACGACCCACTCAACGGCTACCTGCCGGCTGGTTGGACCTGGGACGAATACCGCGCCCGCGCCAAGACCGAGCCCGCCGCCGTGATCAAGGCCGCCAAGCAGTCGATGGCCGTGCACGTCAAAGCCATGCTGGAATTCCAGAAACAAGGCATTCCGACCTTCGACTACGGCAACAACATCCGCCAGATGGCCCAGGAAGAAGGCGTGGAAGACGCCTTCGCCTTCCCGGGTTTCGTGCCGGCCTACATCCGCCCGCTGTTCTGCCGTGGCATTGGTCCGTTCCGTTGGGCTGCGCTGTCCGGCGACCCGCAAGACATCTACAAGACCGACGCCAAAGTCAAAGAGCTGATCCCGGACGACGCCCACCTGCACAACTGGCTGGACATGGCGCGCGAGCGCATCAGCTTCCAGGGCCTGCCGGCGCGTATCTGCTGGGTTGGCCTGGGCCAGCGCGCCAAGCTCGGCCTGGCGTTCAACGAAATGGTGCGCAGCGGCGAGCTGTCGGCCCCCGTGGTGATCGGCCGTGACCACCTCGACTCCGGCTCGGTATCCAGCCCGAACCGCGAAACCGAAGCCATGCAGGACGGCTCCGACGCCGTGTCCGACTGGCCACTGCTCAACGCCTTGCTCAATACCGCCAGCGGCGCGACCTGGGTCTCGCTGCACCATGGCGGCGGCGTAGGCATGGGCTTCTCCCAGCACTCCGGCATGGTCATCGTCTGCGACGGTACCGACGAAGCGGCCGAGCGTATTGCCCGCGTGCTGCACAACGACCCGGCCACCGGCGTGATGCGTCATGCAGACGCCGGCTACCAGATCGCGATCGACTGTGCCAAGGAGCAGGGCCTCAATCTCCCGATGATCAAATAACCCATGGGGGAGCTGGCTTGCCTGCGATGGCATCCCCTCGGTTCGACTGATAGACCGAGTCGCCCGCATCGCAGGCAAGCCAGCTCCCACAGACAAGCGGTTTTACACAGGCTTTATGAACAATCCATCAGAGGTTGAACACACATGGCTGCAAATGACGCACGTGCAAGCACCACCCCGTTGATCGAAAGGCGTTCGATCGACTACATCCCGGAAGCGGAAAGACACGGTCGTCTGTTTAGCCAGTTCACCCTGTGGATGGGTGCCAACCTGCAGATCACCGCGATTGTCACCGGGGCCTTGGCCGTGGTGTTGGGCGGTGATGTGTTCTGGTCGTTGATCGGGCTGTTTATCGGTCAACTGATCGGCGGTGGCGTCATGGCGTTGCATGCGGCGCAAGGGCCTAAGCTTGGGCTGCCACAGATGATCTCCAGTCGGGTGCAGTTCGGCGTGTATGGCGCAGCCATCCCGATCGTGCTGGTGTGCCTGATGTACCTCGGTTTCACTGCCACCGGGACCGTGCTGTCCGGTCAGGCGCTGGGGCAGTTGTTCGGGGTCAGCGACAGCGTCGGTATCCTGGTCTTCGCCAGTGTCATCGTGCTGGTCACGGTACTGGGTTACCGGGTGATCCATTTCATCGGTCGCGTTGCCAGCGTCATTGGCGTGATTGCCTTTGTCTACCTGTTCAGTCGCCTGGTGAGCCAGACCGACGTCGGCGCACTCCTGCAAATCCGCCACTTCAGCTGGAGCAGTTTCCTGCTGGCGGTGTCGCTCGCGGCCTCCTGGCAGATTGCTTTCGGCCCTTACGTGGCGGACTACTCGCGTTACCTGCCAAGCAAGACGTCATCGATGAAAACCTTTTTCGCCGCTGGCGCGGGTTCGGTCGTGGGTGCGCAGGTGGCGATGATCCTCGGCGTGTTTGCCGCGGCCATGTCCAACGGGCAGTTCGTCGGTCACGAAGTGGCCTACATCGTTGGCTTGAGCGGTACTGGTGCCACCGCTGCGCTGCTGTATTTCAGCATCGCGTTCGGCAAGGTCACCATCTCTACGCTGAATTCCTACGGCAGCTTCATGTGCATCGCGACCATCATCAGCGGCTTCCGTGGTCGCCTGGAGGTCACGCGCCTGCAGCGCCTGGTGTTCGTGCTGGTGATTGTCGGCACCGCGACCCTGATCGCGCTGCTCGGCCAGCACTCGTTCCTGGGGGCATTCAAGTCTTTCATTCTGTTCCTGCTGGCATTCTTTACGCCCTGGAGCGCGATCAACCTGGTGGACTACTACTGCATCACCCGCGAGCGCTATGACGTGCCGGCGCTCGCCGACCCGAACGGACGCTACGGTCGCTGGAACCTGCTCGGTATCAGCGTCTATGTGTTCGGCGTGCTCGTGCAGTTGCCGTTCATCTCCACCAAGTTCTACACCGGTCCCCTGGTGGCCGCGCTGGGGGATGTGGATATTTCCTGGATCATCGGTCTGGTACTGCCGGCCGTGCTGTATTACGTGTGTGCGAAAAAATGGCACGGCACGGTGCCCGATCACCTGATCCTGCCGGTAGAGCAGGGCGCTATACCAAGAGCAAACGGGCTGGCTGCACAAGCCTGATGGGACGTGGACAGGGCAGGATGCCTACTGACTGCCGTAATCCATTTCAAGATTGGGAGCGTCACAACAATGAAAATGCATAAGACCCTATTAGCCACCGTGCTCTCTACAGGCCTGCTGGCCTGCGCTGGCGCCCAGGCGGCCGGCTGGTGTGAATCCGGCAAGCCAGTGAAATTCGCAGGCCTGAACTGGGAAAGCGGCATGTTGCTCACCGACATCCTGCAAACCGTGCTGGAAAAAGGCTACGACTGCAAAACCGACAGCCTGCCGGGTAATTCCATCACCATGGAAAACGCCCTGAGCAGCAATGACATCCAAGTGTTCGCCGAAGAATGGGTCGGCCGCAGCGAGGTCTGGAACAAAGCCGAGAAGGCCGGCAAAGTCGTCGGCGTCGGTGCCCCGGTTGTCGGCGCTATCGAAGGTTGGTACGTGCCACGCTACGTGATCGAAGGCGACGCCAAGCGCAAGCTCGAACCCAAGGCACCAGGCCTGAAAAACATCGCCGACCTGGCCAAGTACGCCTCGGTCTTCAAGGACCAGGAAGAGCCTTCCAAGGGCCGCTTCTACAACTGCCCGGCCGGCTGGACTTGCGAGCTGGACAACAGCGAGATGCTGAAAAGCTACGGCCTGGAAAACGCCTACACCAACTTCCGCCCAGGCACCGGCCCGGCGCTGGATGCAGCGGTGCTGTCGAGCTACAAGCGTGGCGAGCCGATCCTGTTCTACTACTGGTCGCCAACGCCGCTGATGGGTCAGGTCGACCTGGTCAAGCTGGAAGAAAAACCCGGCGTCGATAAAAGCGTGAGCATCAAGGTCGGCCTGTCCAAGACCTTCCACGAACAAGCCCCGGAGCTGGTGGCCGTGCTGGAAAAGGTCAACCTGCCCATCGACCTGCTGAACCAGAACCTGGGTCGCATGGCCAAGGAGCGAATTGAGTCGCCAAAACTGGCGAAAATTTTCCTCAAGGAACATCCTGAAGTCTGGCACGCCTGGGTGAGCGACGACGCAGCCAAGAAAATCGACGCGGCCTTGTAGGTCAAGCGTGCCCGGCTACCCTGAGGGGCAGCCGGGCGCCTGGCCACAACCCACTGGATCGAGAGCACGATATGTTTCCTGAGAGTTTTACGTTTTCCATCGCCGACTGGGTCAACGGTTGGGTGGACTCACTGGTCACCAACTACGGTGATGTGTTCCGGCACATCTCCGACACCCTGCTATGGGCCATCGTCAACCTGGAAGGGTTGCTGCGCATGGCGCCGTGGTGGCTGATGCTGGCTATCGTCGGCGGTGTCGCCTGGCACGCCACCCGCAAGCTGGTGACCACAGCTGTGATCGTCGGCTTGCTGTTCCTGGTGGGCGCGGTAGGCCTGTGGGACAAGCTGATGCAGACCCTGGCCTTGATGATGGTTGCCACGGTGATATCGGTGCTGATCGGCATTCCGCTGGGCATTCTGTCGGCACGCAGCAATCGCCTGCGTTCGGTGCTGATGCCGCTGCTCGACATCATGCAGACCATGCCCAGCTTCGTGTACCTGATCCCGGTGCTGATGCTGTTCGGCCTGGGCAAGGTCCCGGCGATTTTCGCCACGGTGATCTACGCCGCGCCACCGCTGATTCGCCTGACAGATTTGGGCATTCGCCAAGTCGACGGCGAAGTCATGGAAGCCATCAACGCGTTTGGTGCCAACCGCTGGCAACAACTGTTCGGTGTGCAACTGCCGTTGGCATTGCCGAGCATCATGGCCGGTATCAACCAGACGACCATGATGGCGCTGTCGATGGTGGTCATCGCGTCGATGATCGGCGCCCGGGGCTTGGGTGAAGACGTCCTCGTCGGCATCCAGACCCTCAACGTTGGCCGTGGCCTCGAAGCCGGGCTGGCGATCGTGATTCTCGCAGTGGTCATCGACCGCATTACCCAGGCCTATGGTCGTCCACGGCATGAGGCGAGCAAATGACTACTGTCAGCAAAATCGAAGTTAAAAACGTCTTCAAGATCTTCGGCGCGCGTTCCAAGGATGCGCTGGCCATGGTCAGCCAGGGCAAGACCAAGGACCAGGTCCTGGCCGAAACCGGCTGCGTGGTCGGTGTGAACGACTTGTCATTGAGCATTGGCACCGGTGAGATCTTCGTGATCATGGGCCTGTCGGGTTCCGGCAAGTCCACCCTGGTGCGCCACTTCAACCGCCTGATCGACCCGACCAGCGGCGCGATCCTGGTGGACGGCGAAGACATCCTGCAACTGGATATGGAAGCCCTGCGCCAATTCCGTCGGCACAAGATCAGCATGGTGTTCCAGAGCTTCGGCCTGTTGCCCCACAAGAGCGTGCTCGACAACGTCGCCTATGGCTTGAAAGTGCGTGGCGAGACCAAGCAGGTGTGCGCCGAGCGCGCGCTGCACTGGATCGAAACCGTGGGCCTCAAGGGCTACGAAAACAAATACCCGCACCAGCTCTCCGGCGGTATGCGCCAGCGTGTGGGCCTGGCCCGCGCCTTGGCGGCCGACACCGACATCATCCTGATGGACGAAGCCTTCAGCGCCCTCGACCCGCTGATCCGCGCCGAGATGCAGGACCAGTTGCTGGAACTGCAAAAGACCTTGCACAAAACCATCGTGTTCATCACTCACGACCTCGACGAGGCCGTGCGCATCGGCAACCGCATTGCGATCCTCAAGGACGGCAAGCTGATCCAGGTCGGCACGCCGCGCGAGATCCTGCATTCGCCGGCGGATGAGTACGTGGACCGGTTTGTTCAGCGGCGCGCTGCGGTGGTCTGACCGGACCTTGTGGTGAGCCGGCTGGCGCTGTCTCAGGCAAGCCCGCTTCCACATTTGGAATGCATTCCCCTGTGGGAGCCGGCTTGCCTGCGATGAGGCCAGTAAGGCTGCAAGAGAATTAAAGAAGGTATGAAGATGTCCCAGGCAACAAAAATCACCCTCGCCGATACGCCATTGCGCTGGCAGGACGTAGTCGCCGTCGCCCGTCATGGCGCTGTCCTCGAGCTGTCTGGCCAGGCCTGGGCACGTATCGACAATGCCCAGGCCATCGTGCAGCGCATCGTCACCAGCGGTGAGCGCGCCTATGGTGTGAACACCGGCCTGGGCGCGTTGTGCAATGTGTCGCTCAAGGGCGAGCAACTCAGCCAACTGTCGCGCAATACCCTGCTTAGCCATGCCTGCGGCGTCGGCCCGGTGCTGAGTGACGAGCAGACCCGCGCGATCATCTGCGCCGCGATCATCAATTACAGCCACGGCAAATCCGGCCTGCATCCGCAGGTGGTGCATTCGCTGCTGGCGCTGCTCAATCACGGCATCACACCGCAAGTGCCGTCCCAGGGTTCGGTGGGTTACCTCACCCATATGGCCCACGTTGGCGTGGCCTTGCTGGGGGTCGGCACTGTGAGCTATCGCGGCCGGGTCGTTTCGGCGCAAGAAGCCCTGGCAGCTGAAGGTTTGCACCCGGTGGTGCTCGGCGCCAAGGACGGTTTGTGCCTGGTCAACGGCACGCCGTGCATGACCGGCCTGAGCTGCCTGGCCCTGGCGGATGCGCATCACTTGCTGCAATGGGCCGACGTGATCGGCGCCATGAGTTTCGAAGCCCAGCGTGGCCAGATCGATGCCTTCGATGAAGAAATCATCGCACTCAAGCCACACCCTGGCATGCAACACGTGGGTATCAACCTGCGCGCCTTGCTCGATGGCAGCGAAGTGATCGCCAGCAGCAAAGGCATTCGCACTCAGGACGCCCTGAGCATCCGCTCGATCCCGCAGATCCACGGCGCGGCGCGTGATCAGGTGGAACACGCCACCCGTCAGATCGAGACCGAACTCAACAGCGCCACCGACAACCCATTGGTGCTCGGCACCCCGGACAATTACCGCGTGGTGTCCCAGGCCAACCCGCATGGGCAGTCCGTGGCGCTGGCGGCGGACATGCTGGCGATTGCCATGGCTGAAATCGGTTCGGTGGCCGAACGCCGCCTGGACCGCCTGATCAACCCGCACGTCAGCGGCCTGCCGGCGTTCCTGGTCAGCAACCCCGGGGTCAACTCCGGGATGATGATCGTGCAGTACGTCGCTGCCTCGCTGTGTGGGCAAAACCGCCAACTGGCGCAACCGGCGGTGCTCGACAACTTCGTCACCTCGGGCCTGCAGGAAGATCACCTGAGCATGGGCACCAATGCCGCGCTCAAGCTGCACCAGGTGCTGGGCAATGTGACGCAGATCCTCGCCATTGAGTATTTGCTGGCGGCCCAGGCGTTCGAGTTTCTCAAGGACCAACGCTTCGGCGCGGGCACTGAGCGCGCCTGGCGCTTGCTGCGTGAAGTGGTGCCGGCCTATGAGCAGGACCGTTGGCTGGCGCCGGACATTGCGGCTGCCGCCAAGCTGGTCAAGGACACCGCGTTACCGAATTTGCACTGAACACTTATGTATTCAAAAGAATTATTCAAAAGGAGTATGAATGTGACTGCGCTAAACCTGATTCCAGGCCAACTGAGCCTTGCCCAACTGCGAGCCATCTACCAGCAGCCGGTAATGCTCAGTCTGGATGACAGCGCCACGGCGCAGATCGAAGCCAGCGTTGCCTGCGTGGAGCAGATTCTCGCCGAGAACCGCACCGCCTACGGCATCAATACCGGTTTCGGCCTGCTGGCCTCGACCCGCATCGCCAGCGAAGACCTGGAAAACCTCCAGCGTTCCCTGGTGCTGTCCCACGCCGCTGGCGTCGGTGAGCCGATCAGCGATGCGCTGGTACGGCTGGTCATGGTGCTCAAGGTCAACAGCTTGAGCCGTGGGTTCTCCGGGATTCGCCGCCAGGTGATCGACGCGCTGATCGCGCTGATCAACGCCGAGGTGTACCCGCATATTCCTCTGAAAGGTTCCGTGGGTGCCTCCGGCGACCTGGCGCCCCTGGCGCACATGTCCCTGGTACTGCTGGGCGAAGGCAAGGCGCGCTACAAAGGCGAATGGCTGGAAGCCACCGAGGCGCTGAAAGTCGCCGGCCTGACGCCGCTGACCCTCGCCGCCAAGGAAGGCCTGGCGCTGCTCAACGGCACCCAGGTCTCCACCGCCTATGCCTTGCGTGGCCTGTTCGAAGGCGAAGATTTGTTCGCGGGCGCCTTGGCGTGTGGCGGCCTCACCGTGGAAGCGGTGCTGGGCTCGCGCTCGCCGTTCGATGCGCGCATTCATGCGGCACGCGGCCAGCGTGGGCAGATCGATTCGGCGGCGGCTTATCGCGACTTGCTCGGCGAAAGCAGCCAGGTCTCCCAGTCGCACCAGAACTGCGACAAAGTGCAGGACCCGTACTCGCTGCGTTGCCAGCCACAAGTGATGGGCGCCTGCCTGACCCAGTTCCGCCAGGCCGCAGACGTGCTGGTGGTCGAAGCCAACGCCGTGTCGGATAACCCACTGGTGTTTGCCGCTGAAGGTGACGTGATCTCCGGCGGTAACTTCCACGCCGAGCCGGTGGCCATGGCGGCCGACAACATGGCCCTGGCCATCGCGGAAATCGGCTCCCTGAGTGAGCGTCGCATCTCGTTGATGATGGACAAGCATATGTCGCAACTGCCGCCGTTCCTGGTGGGCAATGGCGGGGTGAACTCCGGTTTCATGATCGCCCAGGTAACCGCTGCAGCACTTGCCAGCGAGAACAAGGCGTTGGCCCATCCCCACAGCGTCGACAGCCTGCCGACCTCGGCCAACCAGGAAGACCACGTGTCCATGGCCCCGGCCGCCGGCAAGCGCTTGTGGGAAATGGCCGAGAACACCCGTGGCATTCTGGCCGTTGAATGGCTGGCCGCCTGCCAGGGCCTGGACCTGCGCGAAGGCCTGAAGACCTCGCCGAAGCTGGAGAAGGCCCGTGGCATCCTGCGCGACAAAGTGGCGTTCTACGACAAAGACCGCTTCTTCGCCCCGGACATCATCGCCGCCAGCGAATTGCTTGCCAGCCGCTGCCTGAATGAGCTGGTGCCGGCCAAGCTGCTGCCGAGCCTTTAAGCTCACCGGCGCCCTATGTGGGAGCTGGCTTGCCTGCGATCGCTCGCTGTCAGTTAAAGAATTTGCGACTGATACACCGCCATCGCAGGCAAGCCAGCTCCCACATTTGAGCGTTCGCAGCTCTGAATTTTCTCAGGATAAAAATAATTAAGGACGAGAAATGCTCCCGCAAGAGAAAGGATTGAAACGCGGGCTCAGTGCCCGACATATTCGCTTCATGGCACTCGGTTCCGCGATCGGCACCGGGCTGTTCTATGGCTCTGCCTCTGCTATCCAGATGGCCGGCCCAGCCGTGCTGCTGGCCTACCTGATCGGCGGCGCCGCCGTGTTCATGGTCATGCGCGCCCTTGGCGAAATGGCTGTGCACAACCCGGTGGCCGGTTCCTTCGGGCAGTACGCCAGCACTTACCTGGGCCCCATGGCCGGGTTCATCCTCGGTTGGACCTACGCGTTTGAAATGATCATCGTCTGCCTGGCGGACGTCACCGCCTTCGGCATCTACATGGGCTTCTGGTTTCCCGAGGTCGCGCGTTGGGTCTGGGTACTCGGCATTGTGTTTTTGATCGGTGGCCTGAACCTGTGCAACGTCAAAGTGTTTGGCGAAATGGAGTTCTGGCTGTCACTGCTCAAGGTTGGCGCTATCGTCGCGATGATCCTCGGCGGCTTCGGCATCATGCTGTTCGGCATTCATTCGGCCGGTGACACCCAGGCCAGCGGCCTCAGCAATTTGTGGGCCCACGGCGGCTTCATGCCCAATGGCATCGGCGGCTTGATCGCCTCGTTCGCGGTGGTGATGTTTGCCTTTGGCGGCATTGAAATCATCGGCATCACCGCGGGTGAAGCCAAGGACCCGCAACGCGTGATCCCCAAGGCGATCAACGCCGTGCCGCTGCGTATCCTGTTGTTCTACGTGCTGACCCTGTTCGTGCTGATGGCCATCTACCCGTGGCCGCAGATCGGTAGCCAAGGCAGCCCGTTCGTGCAGATCTTCAGCAACCTGGGCATCGGCTCGGCGGCGACCATCCTCAACATCGTGGTGATCTCGGCGGCCGTCTCGGCCATCAACAGTGACATCTTCGGTGCTGGTCGCATGATGTACGGCCTGGCCCAACAGGGGCAGGCGCCCAAGGGCTTTGCGCAGTTGTCCAGGCACGGCGTGCCGTGGATGACCGTGGTGGTGATGGGCGCGGCGCTGCTGGGCGGGGTGGTGCTCAACTACCTGATCCCGGAAAACGTGTTCCTGCTGATCGCCTCGATTGCGACCTTCGCCACCGTGTGGGTGTGGCTGATGATCCTGTTCACCCAAGTGGCCATGCGCCGCTCGATGACCAAGGAACAGGTCGCCGAACTGAAATTCCCGGTGCCGTTCTGGCCTTACGCGCCAGCGGCCGCCATTGTCTTCATGCTGTTCGTGTTTGGTGTGCTGGGTTACTTCCCGGACACCCAGGCCGCCTTGCTGGTCGGGGCCGTGTGGATCGTGCTGCTGGTCGTTGCCTACCTGCTGTGGGTCAAGCCCGCAGCA
Proteins encoded in this region:
- a CDS encoding formimidoylglutamate deiminase, with the protein product MSAFFAERALLPNGWANDVRLEVSVDGRLTQVEANASAEAAERLRGPVLAGMPNLHSHAFQRAMAGLAEVAGNPNDSFWTWRDLMYRMVGKINPDQLQVIARQLYIEMLKAGYTSVAEFHYVHHDVSGQPYADRTELSRQISQAATSSGIGLTLVPVLYTHSGFGGQAPNEGQRRFINSTENYLDLQARLQPILAAQPAQQLGLCFHSLRAVTPQQINDVLAASDKACPVHIHIAEQQKEVDDCLAWSGKRPLQWLYDNVEVDERWCLVHATHADTDEVARMAKSRAIAGLCLTTEANLGDGIFPAVDFLAQGGRMGIGSDSHVSLSVVEELRWLEYGQRLRDQRRNRLYRRDQPMVGRTLFDAALEGGAQALGQPIGRLEVGKRADWIVLDGNDPYLATATEDGILNRWLFAGGDRQVRDVLVNGKWVVRDGRHAGEEESSRAFTHVLRDLLG
- the hutC gene encoding histidine utilization repressor; amino-acid sequence: MDESPAPLYARVKQMISQQILNGNWPPHYRVPSESELVSQLGFSRMTINRALRELTAEGLLVRMQGVGTFVAEPKSQSALFEVHNIADEIASRGHRHTCQVITLGEEAAGSERAVALEMREGGRVFHSLIVHFENDIPVQIEDRFVNALVAPEYLQQDFTQQTPYAYLNQVAPLTEGEHVVEAILADAAECKLLQIEPAEPCLLIRRRTWSGRQPVTAARLIHPGSRHSLEGRFSK
- a CDS encoding HutD/Ves family protein, whose translation is MNAVKVWRAADYVRMPWKNGGGSTEEITRDAGQGLDGFGWRLSIADIAESGGFSTFAGYQRVITVIKGAGMVLTVDGEEQRGLLPLQPFAFKGDSQVSCRLITGPIRDFNLIYAPQRYHARLQWVDGEQRFFSTAQTVLVFSVADEVKVLGHTLGHHDCLQVDGNTGLLDISVSGRSCVIELTARD
- the hutU gene encoding urocanate hydratase — translated: MTKPTKYRDVEIRAAHGNKLTAKSWLTEAPLRMLMNNLDPQVAENPKELVVYGGIGRAARNWECYDQIVESLTHLNDDETLLVQSGKPVGVFKTHSNAPRVLIANSNLVPHWASWEHFNELDAKGLAMYGQMTAGSWIYIGSQGIVQGTYETFVEAGRQHYNSDLKGRWVLTAGLGGMGGAQPLAATLAGACSLNIECQQVSIDFRLSSRYVDEQATDLDDALARIAKYTKEGKAISIALLGNAAEILPELVKRGVRPDMVTDQTSAHDPLNGYLPAGWTWDEYRARAKTEPAAVIKAAKQSMAVHVKAMLEFQKQGIPTFDYGNNIRQMAQEEGVEDAFAFPGFVPAYIRPLFCRGIGPFRWAALSGDPQDIYKTDAKVKELIPDDAHLHNWLDMARERISFQGLPARICWVGLGQRAKLGLAFNEMVRSGELSAPVVIGRDHLDSGSVSSPNRETEAMQDGSDAVSDWPLLNALLNTASGATWVSLHHGGGVGMGFSQHSGMVIVCDGTDEAAERIARVLHNDPATGVMRHADAGYQIAIDCAKEQGLNLPMIK
- a CDS encoding purine-cytosine permease family protein — its product is MAANDARASTTPLIERRSIDYIPEAERHGRLFSQFTLWMGANLQITAIVTGALAVVLGGDVFWSLIGLFIGQLIGGGVMALHAAQGPKLGLPQMISSRVQFGVYGAAIPIVLVCLMYLGFTATGTVLSGQALGQLFGVSDSVGILVFASVIVLVTVLGYRVIHFIGRVASVIGVIAFVYLFSRLVSQTDVGALLQIRHFSWSSFLLAVSLAASWQIAFGPYVADYSRYLPSKTSSMKTFFAAGAGSVVGAQVAMILGVFAAAMSNGQFVGHEVAYIVGLSGTGATAALLYFSIAFGKVTISTLNSYGSFMCIATIISGFRGRLEVTRLQRLVFVLVIVGTATLIALLGQHSFLGAFKSFILFLLAFFTPWSAINLVDYYCITRERYDVPALADPNGRYGRWNLLGISVYVFGVLVQLPFISTKFYTGPLVAALGDVDISWIIGLVLPAVLYYVCAKKWHGTVPDHLILPVEQGAIPRANGLAAQA